AAATGTCGACATCATAGCCATAGGCCGGGAAGATAATAAGCAAGCCTTAGATAAGTTTGCCAGCGAGTATGAGATTAATTTCCCTCTAATTGCCGACGCCAAACGAGCCATCTATGCCAAGTTTGCTAATGCAGGGATCCCCAGACTCATTCTACTCGATGCTAATAACACCATAGTTAAGACCATAATAGCCGAAGGTGAAGATCCATTAGCCGAAGTGCAGTGGTAAGAGCAGCGATAAGTACAGAGGTAAGAGCAGACCTAGCCTGACAGCAGTTAGCTTTCTTTTTCCACCTCGATGAACTCTTGGATTAGTTCGGCTAGTCGGACTAATCCATACTTCATTTTATCATTCCAAGGCAGTGCAAAAGAGATCCTAAAATACTCGTCATATTCATGTGTAAAAGAAAACATAGCACCAGGAGCAATCGATAACTTTTCCTTAATCACTCTTGCCCATAACTTCTCACTAGAATAACCCTCGGGTAGCTTCAACCAGATACAAGGCCCACCAGCAGGCTGACTCATATAGACAGAATCATCGAGCACAGAGAGCATCAAACTTCTCGCCTGCTGATAATTCACATTCATCTGCGCCCTGAGTTTCCTCAATAGGGTCTTATATTCCCCCGAAGACATTAGGTTTGCCACCATGTATTGCAGGGCTATGCTTGGCTCCTCGGCAACTGTTTGTTTAGCAAACTGGCAAGACACGAAAGTATTACTGCACAGCAAATAGCCTAAACTGATAGCTGGTGAGATGGTGTCATAGAAATCACCTATGCTTATCACCCTACAGGGGCAAGTTTGAGTCACTAGACTCGCTATAGTCACAGGTCGACGGCCACCAAAATAGAGCTCGCCACGATCATACTCGATAAGAGTGACATCATGCTCGATAGCCCACTCTATCAAGGCACGCTTATCTTCTACTGATAACACCCGCCCGGTAGGGTCGGCAAAGTTAGGGTTCACCAGGTAAGTATCGAAGCCTTGCTCTTTATGAGCCTTTGAGAGTAGCGACAACTCATAGGTATAATTTGACTGCATGGGCACTTCAATCACATCGCCATTAAATTGTTTTAAGATGGCCTGAAAATAAAATGACACGGGTGATTCAACGGCAACAAGCTTGCCAATCGATTTAGCGGCAGTTAACGCCAGCAACAAGCCTTCTTGCCTGCCATTGGTTACCAGCACCTTATCTTTCTCAAACACTTGGCCTGAGCCGAGTAAATGACGACATATCTCATGCCTTAGCTCTGGGATCCCTTCGATAGGATCTTGCATCAAGAGTTTGTAAGGGCGATGCCTCAATACCTGCTTATGCAAACGGTTAAGTAGGAGCTCTTGATCGATAACAGTACTGGGAGCCGTACAAGATAAAGGCAAGATATCCGGGTCGTTAAACGAATACTGCACCGCACTAGCGAGATCTAATTCCCCATGAACCCGCTTGATACTAGAGCCATAATCAGGTTGATTAAGCGTTCTCCTAGAAGCAATAAAATACCCACGTTTAGGCTCTGAATAGATCCAGCCTAGCCTTTCAAGCTCATAGTAAGCCTGAGTCACAGTCGATACCCCAACACCTTTATCTCTGGCATAACGACGCACAGACTCAAGTTTGTTGCGCCCCAATTTATCTGAAAATATGCCTGACTCGATAGCACGAATGATTTCATCGACTATTTTCTGATACTTAAACTCTGCCATGGCATTCAAAATCTGTATTGGGTTTTATTGAGTTCAACTGTATCTGTTTTGGCTTTAAGGCTCCAGATAAAGTAAAAGGCAATACAGTTAAGCTGTTCACAGCAGATATAAAAGTAAAGGTGACCATATGAGTAGAGTAATAGCAGAGACAGAACGACTAATCATTAGAGAGTTTAATCTCGCTGATGCCAAAGCTGTATACCAGTTTAATGCTCCCGAGGAAGTGAACCGCTTCACTGGCGATGCAGGCATGTGTAGCAGCATTGAAGATGCTGAAGATATTATTGCTGACATCTGGCTAAAAGAATATAAGCAGTTTGGCTATGGCCGCTGGGCTGTGGTGCTAAAATCGACCGATGAAGTGATTGGCTTTTGTGGCTTCAAGAATGACAACCGTATACAAGCTGTCGACATTGGCTACCGTTTCCACCCTGACCATTGGGGACAAGGCTATGCCACTGAATCCAATCTGGCCTGTATCGAATATGCAAAACAGCACATGAACCTAAACCAGGTACTCGGAGACGCTGTAGCCGAAAACCTAAGCTCCATCAATGTACTGCTCAAGCTGGGAATGAGTTATATCAGTCAATATCAAAAGGCTGAGTTTACCGTCAATCGATATGAGATTTTTTTAAAGCCTAGAGCTTAGCTATTTATCCTCTAAAACTAGGCCATCAACCATAGCAACCATACGGCCAATCTCGGGCTTAGTGATGGTGTCATTGGCACCAAGCTGCAGCGCCTTCAAGCGATTACCTTCACTCATCAAGGAGGAGAACATCACTATTGGGGTCTTGGCATAGTAAGAGCTGTCGCGTAATCGCTTAAGTAAATGCAGGCCATCCATACGGGGCATCTCAACATCAGACACTATCGCATCGACAAAATGAGTGACTGTGCCTCCCTCCTCTTCTGCGAGGCGGACGAAGTCTTCGAGAATTTCCAGTGCGTCCTGACCATCCTTGGCATCTAAAATGTTATAGCCAGATGATTGCAAGGTCTTCTCTATCATCTTACGTATGAAGGCCGAATCATCGACAACCATAATCGTTTTAGCCTGACGCTTAGCTAGCATGCTGTCGTCGATGATTACATTTTTATCTTGAGTTACATCATATTTATCCATACTCAATTCTGGATTTATATCGGAAATAATCCTCTCAAAATCCAAGATCATGATCAGATAATCGTCGCGCCTAACCACAGCAACGACACAATCCTGCTCACCCGACTCTAAAAACTGACTCGGAGACTCCACATGTTCCCAGGATACCCGGTGAATACTCAAGACGCTATCGACCAAGAAACCATTAATCATCTTATTAAAGTCGGTAACTATCACAATTTTTTGGGTCAAATCTTCGCATGTGGGGATCCCCAGCCAGCTAGCAAGATCCACCAGTGGGATTAAATTATCACGTAATGAGAACACCCCTATCATATGAGATTGGGCATTAGGATAATCTTCGGTGTCCGGAACACGGATAACCTCTCTGACTTTGGCGACATTAATTCCGTAGTGACAAACCTTGTAGCCACCACTAGGCAAGGTTTTATGCAGATGGAACTCGATAATTTCGAGTTCATTAGTGCCACTTTCCGTGAGGATATCTGGTTTTTTAATGTCATTCATACTCAATACTCGAAGATGCCATCTGATTAAATGAAAAGTAGCGCTATATAGAAATAGCGCTAACTATGAGTATAGGAAGGGAATGAAGCTAAGTGAAAGCTTGAGAGTGTGTTATTAGTGCCCTAGGATTCAGCTAGCTGGTAAACGAGACGGCTACTTCAGCTCTTTATAGGTCTGGGTGGCCCAATCGAAGACATATTCGACACCTTGCCATTCATAGACGGTGCGGCCATCTTTTTGCATCACTCGTGCATTTTCAGGTAGGCTTTTCAGACCGGATGCATATTGCACACTGGTGGTGACTCGCACAGGTGCAGAGATAGCTTTTGGTGGAGTAGGCGGTCTTTTTACTTGGCGACTGTCTCGATAATACTCCTGGTCATAAGGATTATTATATCGATAAGGATAACGCCAACTGTTACGCCAATAAGGACGGTGCCAGGTGTTATGCCAACCACTATTCCAACCATGGTTCCAACTGTGATTCCAAGAAGGATTACCCCAGTAAGGTGATCTGCTTCCTATACCTATACCAATTCCAGTGCCCCAACTGCTGCTCCAGCTAGGCTGAGCCCAGACATTACTGCTCCAATCGAAGCGATCACTTGCTTGTGCGCTTAAGCTAGAAAGAGACAGTAAACCAGACAGCAATATAACCTGCCCTACGCCCGTGATGTTACTCATTACCGCCTCCAAAACTCACCCTTAAATAGAATGAAAAATTAGCTCATGCTCTATTTTATACCTAATGCAATTGGTATTACACCTGTTGAAGCGCTATTTAAACGTCATCATAATTAACCCCTTGCTTAACTAATTAATATCTTTCTCTATATAAAGTTAAGCAGTTAAACATGCGTACTAAAAATGCTATAGTGCGCGCCATATCACATTTTTATGGCAGCAAGTATCAATGAGTTTTAAGGATCTGCGCAGTTTTATCACACACCTGGAAAGCCAGGGTGAACTAAAGCGTATCAGCCATCCCGTCGACCCTCATCTTGAGATGACGGAGATTTCCGACCGAGTGCTTCGTGCCAAAGGTCCAGCTCTGCTGTTCGAGAATCCCGTCGGCAACGATATGCCTGTACTGGCTAATCTTTTCGGCACACCTAAACGTGTCGCCATGGCATTGGGTAAGGAAGATCCTCTAGCACTGCGTGAAGTCGGCGAACTGCTGGCCTTCCTTAAAGAGCCTGAGCCACCTCGCGGCTTCAAAGATGCTGTCTCTAAGCTGCCTAAATTCAAGCAAGCCTTGAATATGCCACCTAAGACAGTGCGTAATCCTCCTTGTCAGCAAGTGGTTAAAACAGGTGATGAAGTAGACCTGACTAAGCTGCCAATTCAACACTGTTGGCCAGGAGATGCTGCTCCTCTAGTGACTTGGGGATTGACCATCACTAAGGGCCCTCGCAAAGAACGGCAGAATCTGGGTATCTACCGCCAGCAATTGCTAGGTAAAGATAAGTTGATTATGCGCTGGCTAGATCATCGTGGCGGTGCATTAGACTTTAAAGATTTTAAAGAGAAACACCCAGGCGAACGCTACCCAGTTGTCGTGGCATTAGGTGCAGATCCGGTAACTATCTTAGCTGCGGTAACGCCAATACCAGATTCCATGAGTGAATATGCCTTCGCAGGCTTGCTCCGCGGTGAGCGCACCCAAGTCTGTAAAGCCTTAAGCTGTGACTTAGAAGTGCCAGCCACCAGCGAAATCATCTTAGAAGGCTATATCGACCCAGAAGAGATGGCCGAAGAAGGCCCTTATGGTGATCATACAGGATATTACAACGAGACAGATAAATTCCCTGTCTTCACAGTGACCCATATCACCCACAGAAAAGATGCCATTTACCATAGCACCTACACAGGCCGTCCACCGGATGAACCAGCCATGTTAGGTGTGGCACTCAATGAAATATTTGTGCCTATCCTGCGCAAGCAGTACCCGGAGATCATAGATTTTTATCTACCCCCCGAAGGCTGCTCTTATCGCATGGCAGTTATCTCTATTCGTAAAGAGTACCCGGGTCATGCTAAACGCGTAATGATGGGTGCTTGGTCCTTCCTGCGTCAGTTTATGTATACCAAGTTCATCATAGTCGTGGACGAAGATGTTAACTGTCGTGACTGGAACGATGTTATCTGGGCTATAACCACACGTATGGATCCGAAACGCGATACCGTGATGATAGAGAATACACCTATCGACTATCTTGATTTTGCTTCCCCGGTCACAGGACTAGGCTCTAAGATGGGCATGGACGCGACGAACAAGTGGCCAGGCGAAACTGATCGTGAATGGGGCACACCTATCGTGATGGATAAAGCTGTAAAACAGAAAGTCGATGATATGTGGGCCGACTTAGGCTTAGATACTTAAGCAGCGGTTTGGGCTTTAAGCCAAACTGCTGGCATCTAGGCTATTTCCCGCTTAATCTGCCGGAAATGACTATGATTAATGTATCTGTTTTAACTTGGTTATACAGCAAGTGCTCTTAACCAATTTATACTGTTAACTTCGAACAATAAAATAGTAAAACTCCCGCAGAGTGGGGTCGAAAAGGACGTTAGATGAACACCATAAGTTGTAAAATCGAAACTGTTACCCCATTCAATGATGCGGTTTATCAAATAATTCTAAAACCTGAAACAGCGTTCGACTTCAAAGCCGGTCAGTACCTCTGTGTTGTCATGGGTGAGAAAGATAAACGCCCATTCTCAATTGCTTCCGCACCGAATGCAGAATATATCGAACTGCATATCGGCGCCGCTGTTAGCGAAAGCTACCCTATGCAGGTAGTCGAGCGCATGAAAGAGTGCTTGGCAAACGATGGGCTGATTGAAATTGAAGCACCAGGCGGTGAAGCTTACCTTCGTCACGAGAGCCAACGTCCGAGATTACTCATCGCCGGTGGCACTGGATTCTCTTATATCAAGAGTATCGTCGAAGGGCAGATTGCACTTGGGCAGAAGATCGAAACCACCCTTTATTGGGGTTGTCGCAACGCCGATGCCATGTATTACGAGACAATAGCCCGTGAATGGCACGATGCCCATCCCTGGTTGCATTTCGTTCCTGTACTGGAAGAAGCGGGCGGAGATTGGAAAGGTAAGAAGGCTAACCTGTTAGCCCAGATCAAGACCGACTTCGTTAGCTTGCATGGTTATGATATCTATATTGCCGGCCGTTTCGACATGGTGGGTGCAGCCAGAGAAGTCTTCCGCGCCATAGGGGTAGAGGAAGAGCATCTCTACGGTGATGCGTTTGCATTTATAAAGTAAAACAGAACAATGTCGCTACTAGGCCGTTCACGCGCTCACCGCTAGACGGCTGAAAACGCCTTCGAGGACGCCAACAAGTTGGCTACGAGAAACACTAACAAGCCGACAAGTTTTTATCCTTATCAATTTGTTATCCTTCCTAGGTTCTAAGCGCTAGAACCTAGGAACTCCTCTATAACCCAAGTCCTTCATCTTTACTCCAGATGGCAATATCGCCCTTCAGATACGCATTCCAAATCTTAGTATTTTCATCCTTATAGATACGATAATAAAGCACTTGGAGGAGATGGATTACGGGGGGATTACAGAGGGAAATATATTGCAGGCTTAAGCACCTAGACCAGTCTGTTGCAAACCGATTGGTCTAAGCGCTAATGTCTAAAAACCTTGTTTACGCACTCACCTCTTCGAGAGCTGGCATATCTTCTAGCTTCTCTATCTTAAAGTTGAAGTAAGCATAGGTGCCACTGACTAAGGGGCAGACTAAGTTAAAGATGGCATAAGGAAGGTAGGCTATGGTGGCGACACCTAATGTACTGGCCATGTATGCACCACAAGTATTCCATGGCACGAGTGGGCTGGTGATGGTTGCAGAATCTTCCAGAGCACGACTCAAGTTAACTGCCGCAAGGCCGCGCTTAGTATATTCAATCTTCAACATACGTCCCGGCAAGATGATGGCGATAAACTGATCTGCAGTGATAAGGTTGGCACCGATACAGGTCGCCAAAGTAGTAATTATCAGGCTACCGCTAGAAGTCACTAAGCCAAGAATACTCTGCAATATACGCTTAAGCAGACCGGTAACTTCCATAATACCGCCGAATGCCATGGCGCAAAGGATCAACCACACAGTATTCATCATCTTGCTCATGCCACCTCTACTGAGCAGGCTATCGAGCACTTCATCGCCAGTATTGGCCACATAGCCATCGAACATGGCAGTCCAGATCCCTTTAACCATGGCTACAATTGGCGGCAAGCTATCATCATTGGCAAAAGCTATGATGCCATCAAACTGGAATAGGGCCGCGCAACACGCACCTGCGAGAGTACCGAGAATGACAGTGGGAAAAGCGGGGACTTTCTTATACGCCAACACCAATACCACCAGCAGGGGTAACAAGAGGTGAGCGCCAGGATTAAACTGAGTTTGCAGTAGATCCATGGTCAATTGTAGATCACTCGCCTCGCCGCTGGCCTCACTGGTGAAACCTAATATCAAGAAGCCTATCATGGCGATGATAATGCTCGGCACTGTGGTCCATACCATGTGACGAATATGACTGAATATATCGGTTCCCGCTACCGCAGGAGCCAGATTAGTAGTATCGGACATGGGCGACATCTTATCGCCAAAATAGGCACCACTGATGATGGCACCGGCAGTTATCTCCACACTTAATCCCATGGCTGCAGCAACGCCAACCAAGGCGATACCTAAAGTACCAGCCACAGTCCATGAACTGCCTATACTCAGGGCAACGACGGCACATAAGAGACAAGATGCGG
This portion of the Shewanella violacea DSS12 genome encodes:
- a CDS encoding aminotransferase-like domain-containing protein, giving the protein MAEFKYQKIVDEIIRAIESGIFSDKLGRNKLESVRRYARDKGVGVSTVTQAYYELERLGWIYSEPKRGYFIASRRTLNQPDYGSSIKRVHGELDLASAVQYSFNDPDILPLSCTAPSTVIDQELLLNRLHKQVLRHRPYKLLMQDPIEGIPELRHEICRHLLGSGQVFEKDKVLVTNGRQEGLLLALTAAKSIGKLVAVESPVSFYFQAILKQFNGDVIEVPMQSNYTYELSLLSKAHKEQGFDTYLVNPNFADPTGRVLSVEDKRALIEWAIEHDVTLIEYDRGELYFGGRRPVTIASLVTQTCPCRVISIGDFYDTISPAISLGYLLCSNTFVSCQFAKQTVAEEPSIALQYMVANLMSSGEYKTLLRKLRAQMNVNYQQARSLMLSVLDDSVYMSQPAGGPCIWLKLPEGYSSEKLWARVIKEKLSIAPGAMFSFTHEYDEYFRISFALPWNDKMKYGLVRLAELIQEFIEVEKES
- a CDS encoding GNAT family N-acetyltransferase, which codes for MSRVIAETERLIIREFNLADAKAVYQFNAPEEVNRFTGDAGMCSSIEDAEDIIADIWLKEYKQFGYGRWAVVLKSTDEVIGFCGFKNDNRIQAVDIGYRFHPDHWGQGYATESNLACIEYAKQHMNLNQVLGDAVAENLSSINVLLKLGMSYISQYQKAEFTVNRYEIFLKPRA
- a CDS encoding chemotaxis protein is translated as MNDIKKPDILTESGTNELEIIEFHLHKTLPSGGYKVCHYGINVAKVREVIRVPDTEDYPNAQSHMIGVFSLRDNLIPLVDLASWLGIPTCEDLTQKIVIVTDFNKMINGFLVDSVLSIHRVSWEHVESPSQFLESGEQDCVVAVVRRDDYLIMILDFERIISDINPELSMDKYDVTQDKNVIIDDSMLAKRQAKTIMVVDDSAFIRKMIEKTLQSSGYNILDAKDGQDALEILEDFVRLAEEEGGTVTHFVDAIVSDVEMPRMDGLHLLKRLRDSSYYAKTPIVMFSSLMSEGNRLKALQLGANDTITKPEIGRMVAMVDGLVLEDK
- the ubiD gene encoding 4-hydroxy-3-polyprenylbenzoate decarboxylase, with the translated sequence MSFKDLRSFITHLESQGELKRISHPVDPHLEMTEISDRVLRAKGPALLFENPVGNDMPVLANLFGTPKRVAMALGKEDPLALREVGELLAFLKEPEPPRGFKDAVSKLPKFKQALNMPPKTVRNPPCQQVVKTGDEVDLTKLPIQHCWPGDAAPLVTWGLTITKGPRKERQNLGIYRQQLLGKDKLIMRWLDHRGGALDFKDFKEKHPGERYPVVVALGADPVTILAAVTPIPDSMSEYAFAGLLRGERTQVCKALSCDLEVPATSEIILEGYIDPEEMAEEGPYGDHTGYYNETDKFPVFTVTHITHRKDAIYHSTYTGRPPDEPAMLGVALNEIFVPILRKQYPEIIDFYLPPEGCSYRMAVISIRKEYPGHAKRVMMGAWSFLRQFMYTKFIIVVDEDVNCRDWNDVIWAITTRMDPKRDTVMIENTPIDYLDFASPVTGLGSKMGMDATNKWPGETDREWGTPIVMDKAVKQKVDDMWADLGLDT
- the fre gene encoding NAD(P)H-flavin reductase, which translates into the protein MNTISCKIETVTPFNDAVYQIILKPETAFDFKAGQYLCVVMGEKDKRPFSIASAPNAEYIELHIGAAVSESYPMQVVERMKECLANDGLIEIEAPGGEAYLRHESQRPRLLIAGGTGFSYIKSIVEGQIALGQKIETTLYWGCRNADAMYYETIAREWHDAHPWLHFVPVLEEAGGDWKGKKANLLAQIKTDFVSLHGYDIYIAGRFDMVGAAREVFRAIGVEEEHLYGDAFAFIK
- the nhaC gene encoding Na+/H+ antiporter NhaC, whose amino-acid sequence is MMTSTSDPQPNTHKLPSLFDALIPIFALVLMLAGAVYLYSSDSSYGANQIALIMAACIALVIGVKNGYSWKEMEAGIVKSVGVATGALLILFAVGSLIGTWILAGTVPTMIYYGMLVLNPEYFYAASCLLCAVVALSIGSSWTVAGTLGIALVGVAAAMGLSVEITAGAIISGAYFGDKMSPMSDTTNLAPAVAGTDIFSHIRHMVWTTVPSIIIAMIGFLILGFTSEASGEASDLQLTMDLLQTQFNPGAHLLLPLLVVLVLAYKKVPAFPTVILGTLAGACCAALFQFDGIIAFANDDSLPPIVAMVKGIWTAMFDGYVANTGDEVLDSLLSRGGMSKMMNTVWLILCAMAFGGIMEVTGLLKRILQSILGLVTSSGSLIITTLATCIGANLITADQFIAIILPGRMLKIEYTKRGLAAVNLSRALEDSATITSPLVPWNTCGAYMASTLGVATIAYLPYAIFNLVCPLVSGTYAYFNFKIEKLEDMPALEEVSA